The genomic region GCACTGGGAAGTTCCTGCATCTGAGAGCTGGCATTCTCGTTTTTTCTAGTTGATAAACTAGTTTAAAAGTTCATAGTTATTTTCTCTTTGTTAACTCAAGATGAAACATGAAGTTTCTATCTTGTTGCTTTAGGAATGGTTCTTGAAACCCTTTCCTCAAATGCTATTGTATATTATGAATAGGACACTTTTACAAATTTTGATTTTGATTCTCGCTTTCGCGAAAGCGTTTATCTCACAAGCTCAATTCTCAACTCATGACCCATTAATTACCAATGATTCTATTGCTCAAAAAATATGGGTAGATAGTGTATATAACAGCCTGAATCAACGAGAAAAAGTGGGGCAACTGTTTATGGTAGACTTGTTTTCAAATAAAGGCAAAGCTCACGTAGCTGCCGTGAGAAAATTAGTAGAGGAACAAAAAATAGGCGGAATCATTTTCTCAAAAGGAGGCCCGTTGCAACAAGCGCATTTAACTAACGAGTTACAAGCAAAATCTAAAACACCTATGCTTATTGCGATGGATGCAGAATGGGGTTTGAGTATGCGCTTAGATAGTACATATGCATTTCCATGGAATATGACTCTAGGAGCAACACCAGGTACACAATCTAGTTATGATGTCGGGCGACGTATCGGTCAGCACTGTAAAAGATTAGGAGTCCATATTAACTTTGCACCAGATGTGGATATAAATACTAATCCAGATAATCCAATTATAGGTAATCGCAGCTTTGGTGAGGATATGTATAACGTGACTGATAAGTCGCAGGCCTTTATGAAAGGCATGCAAAGTACAGGAACATTAGCCTGTGCAAAACATTTTCCTGGACATGGAGATACAGATCAAGATAGTCATAAAACATTACCTACCGTTGAGTTTAGTGCAGAGCGTATAGATAGTGTAGAGCTGTATCCGTATCGTAAACTTTTTCAAGAAGGAATGGCTAGTGTGATGGTAGCTCATTTGAACATTCCTAGTCTAGAACCTAGGCCAGGTTACCCAACCAGTATTAGTGAAAAAGTCGTTACAGACTTGTTAAAGAAAAGAATGGGTTTTAAAGGACTTATTTTTACTGATGCCTTGAACATGAAGGGTGCTTCTAATTTTAGTGAACCTGGTCAGATAGATTTACAAGCTTTTAAAGCTGGTAATGACGTGCTGCTTATCTCTGAAAATGTTCCTAAGGCGATTGATAAAATAATTGCAGCTTGGGACACTGGTGATATTACTGATGAACGCATAGAACATTCAGTCAAAAAGATTTTGAAAGCTAAATATACATCTGGTTTACATAACTATCAACCGATAAATACTTTTAATCTTATTAATGATTTAAATACTGAAAGTGATGATGTTGTATATGAACGTGCTATATCAGACGCGGTAACGATCTTGCGCAATAAAGATTCTATTTTACCTCTTAAAAACTTAGAGCTTAAAAAGATCGCTTATGTTGAACTGGGTGATGACAGCGGTACTGTTTTTCTAAAAGAATTAAATAAATACACTAAGGTTACTCAGGTAAAAGCAAATCAGTTAGATGATTTACTTAAAAAGTTACAGCCTTATAATACGGTTATTATAGGTTTACATCGCAGTAATGATAGTCCATGGAAAGGTTATCAAATAAAATCTACTCAACTTACCTGGCTTTATGAAATAGCAAGAACGCATGATGTTGTTTTTGATGCTTTTGTAAGGCCGTATATGCTGGCACAACTTAACACTGTTGAAAATTTTGAAGGCATAGTGATGAGTTATCAAAACAGCGAGTGGAGCCAGAAAATCAGTGCTCAAATAATTTTTGGTGCTCGGCCAGCAGTGGGAAGACTGCCAGTGAGTGCAGGTAGTCAGTTTAATGTAAATGATGGTGTTGACACACCTTACATACGCCGTTTAGCATATGGAAGTACACCTAGTAGTGTAGGTTTAGATTCCTATAGGTTATCTAAGATTGATAGTGTAGCAAATCATACGGTTAACAATCTAGGTGCTCCTGGTATGCAAATACTAGTCGCACGTAGAGGTAAAGTCGTTTATCAGAAGAATTTTGGCTATCATACCTATTCTAAAGAACAGCCGGTGAATGATGAAGATGTATATGATATTGCATCGTTGACTAAAATTATGGGTACTTTGCCTTTAGTGATGGAGCTAGAAGAACAAGGTGTTGTTGATTTAGAGGATTCTATAGGGACGCTAATACCAGAGCTAGCTGATTCTAATAAAAAAGATATTACTATTAAATCAATGTTATCTCATTATGCGAGATTACAAGCCTGGATTCCTTTTTATAGATATACTTTAGATAGTATTACCTCGAGACCAATGTCGCAATATTATAGAAACTCAAAGTCCTCTATTTATAATGTAGAAGTCGCACAAAACTTATTTGCAAATGGAATTATTCAAGATACTATATTTAATCGTATCGCAAATAGTGAGTTAAGAAGCCGTCAGGAATATAAGTATAGCGATCTACCATATTACTTACTCAAAAAATTTATTGAGGATAGGTCTAAAAAAACCTTACATGAATTAACCACTAATCATTTCTATAAAAGAATGGGAATGAATTATATGGGGTATTTACCACTAGAGCGATTCACCAAAGATAAAATAGTACCTACTGAAAATGATATCACCTATCGTGGTCAATTAATTCATGGTTTTGTACATGATCAAGGCGCCGCGATGCAAGGAGGAATAGGTGGACACGCTGGGTTATTCTCTAATGCAAATGATGTAGCAAAAATGATGCAAATGTATTTGCAAAATGGAAGCTATGGAGATGTGACTTATTTTAAACCAAAAACGATTGCTAAGTTCAATACCTGCTATTATTGTGATCAAGAAGTGAGACGTGGTGTAGGTTTTGATAAACCGCAGTTAGATGAAGTAGGTCCTACTTGTGGTTGTGTGAGCATGACTAGCTTTGGACATAGTGGCTTTACAGGAGCATATACTTGGGCAGATCCTGATTCAGAAATTGTGTATGTGTTTCTCTCAAACCGTATCTTTCCTAGTGCAGAGAATAGATTTCTTCTATCTGAGAATATAAGAACTAATATCCAGCAAATCATTTATGATGCTATAATTGATTAGTTTTAAACACCAATTACAAAATAAATTTAAATGAAAATTGCAATTGTATGTTATCCTACCTATGGTGGTAGTGGAGTAGTAGCGACCATGTTAGGTACTGCTCTTGCTCAACGTGGTCACGAGATTCATTTTGTAACCTATAAACAACCAGTACGATTAGAATTACTTGCAAAAAATATTTTCTTTCATGAGGTGAATGTTGAAGAGTATCCTTTATTTCATTATCAACCTTATGATCTTGCTTTATCCAGTAAACTCGTTAACGTAGTTCAAGAACATGATATAGAATTGTTGCATGTTCATTATGCTATTCCACATGCTTATGCAGGTTATATGGCACAACAAATGTTGAAAGATTTAGGTATAAAATTACCTATGGTGACTACCTTGCATGGTACTGATATTACCTTAGTAGGTAATCATCCTGTTTATAAACCCAGTGTAACCTTTAGTATCAATAATAGTGACGTAGTTACGTCAGTTTCTGACAGTCTTAAAAGAGACACCTTAGAATTATTTGATATTACAAAACATATCGATGTGGTGCCTAACTTCATTGATATGTCTAATTATAAAACAGAATTTACAGACTGTGACAGAACTGTCATGGCTTTTCCAGAAGAACGTATCATCACTCATGTAAGTAATATGAGACCTGTTAAACGTATCATGGATGTGGTAAAGATCTTTGAGAAGATTCAAGAAAAAATTCCTGCTATTTTAATAATGGTAGGTGATGGTCCAGAGCGTTTTGAGGCTGAAGAGTATGCTAAGTCTAAGAAATTACAATTACAAATTAAATGGGTAGGTAATAGTACTGAGATTGATCGCATCCTTTGTTTTACAGACTTATTTCTACTTCCATCAGAAAAAGAAAGTTTTGGACTTGCCGCTCTAGAAGCTATGGCAAATAAAACTCCAGTTATTTCATCTAATACTGGTGGATTACCAGAGGTTAATGAAGATGGAGTTACCGGATTTACCAGTAATGTAGGTGATGTAGACCAGATGGCTCAAAGAGCAATTCACATCTTAGAAGATGATGCTAGACTATTAGAATTTAAAAATAACGCTTTCGCGAAAGCAAAAGAATTTGACATTCAATTAATAATACCACAATATGAAAAATTATACCAAGACGTTCTCGCTACTGCTTCTAGTCATAAGTAGTATAGCTTTAACTAGTTGTAAAGGAAAGAAAATGGATACACCAGAGAAAACATTTGGCCTAACGTCTTATTATGATGTTTTGCTAGAAGGTAATAATAGTAACCATGAATCTCAAGAGACCATCGTTGTCAACTCAGAAGAAGGCTTGCAAGAGTTAATGGCACAAATTAATAGTACTCGTAAGCCAGGTTTAAAAATTCCTAGCGTTAATTTTAAAAAAGAAACATTAATATTTGCTTATGGTGGACAGAAATCAACAGGTGGATTCTCTGTAGATGTTACCGAGGTGCGTAATGAGAAGAATTTATTACATTTTAATTTTGAACTTATCAAGGGCGAAGGAGATATCGCAACTATGAGTATAACAACACCGTTTAAGGTTATAAAGGTAAAACATGATGATAAAAAAATAACGGCTTCTATTTAAGAAGCCGTTATCGTGTATTGCTATTTCAAAGAATCTTAGAACTGATATCTCAATCCTAATGCGATATCTAAATCATTACCATCTCTGAAGTCACCGAAATAGAATTCTGGTCTTACATCAAGTGATATTAATAATGGAATATCAAAGTTGTATTCTATACCAACTTGTGCTGCTCCAAAAAGAAAAGTTTCAGAATCATCATCAAAATCGCCTCTTCCTGGAAAATCGTCATCTAAACTCACTGTTCCTAGACCACCACCAGCACCAGCATACCAGTTAAATCCACCTTCTATATTCCACATCCATTGATATAAGCCGGTTGCTTTAAATCCGTCGAAATTATTTCCATCTTCATAGCCTAGATCGATTTCTAATCTATTGTTATCGCCTAAGGCTCTTTGGTACGATATCTCAGTACCAAAACCATCTCCGTCTCCAGCTCTAATACCAATTGCATTTTTAGAGACTGTTTGTGCATTTGTTATAAATGTCGTGCTTAACGCAATACCTAGAATCAAAAGTATTTTTTTCATAATTATTTGTTTTGATTCAAATTTATAATAGTAAATGAAGTGAATGATTTAAAATTTGTTAATAATTTTATAGATAACTTAAAATTTTAAGACTATCCTTCAAATTCAAAATCATCATCACCGCCACCACCATCTCCGCGAGTATTTTTCTTTTTTTGATTAAATCTATACACAAAACTTAAGTTAACTTGTCTTTCTCTCCATTGAAATTCACTATCTGTTATAAAATCATTAGTTATCGTAGTACTTTGTCTTTTACGACTATTAAATAAATCGCTAACATTTAGTGATATAGTAGCATCATCTCCCATAATATCTTTACTCGCAGCAAGATTCATAGTGAAGATTCCATCATTACTACTTTGTGCATTCTCTGATGCGCCTCGATAATTTAATCTAGTTTGTAAATCGATACCAGATGGGATACTAAATTTTTGATTTAATCTAGCAAAATAAGTAGTGTTTTCAAAGTCAAAATTTTGACCATTAAAATCACCATCTGTTGTGACTCTATACAAGTTGAAATCAGAATTGATGGTCCACCATTTAAATGGTCTATAGGTAAGAGTTAATTCATATCCTATACGTTCTTGTGTTGATAGGTTAACCGGTGTGCGTCTTATAATAGGGTCTCCATTATCAGTAATGGCACCAGTATCTTCTTGTATAAATTCCCAGTTATCATCACTACGGTTGTAATAAATAGAAGTGCTTAAGGTTACTTTTTTCCATCTTCTTAAATACCCTAAATCTAAAGAGTTTGTAAAAGTAGGGTCTAGATCGACATTACCTTGAAACACATTAGATTCACTAGATCTACTAGGGAAGGGATTTAAGAATCGACCACGAGGTCTTCTTACACGTCTGTTGTATCCTAGTGTAATATTTTCACCATCTTGAATTTCATAACCTAGATTAAGAGTAGGGAATAAGCTGCTGTAATTTTTCTTATCTTCAGTATCGACAGTTTCCTGTCTTATAGTAACATTAGTTTGTTCAAATCTTAAACCAGCAAGGAAAGAAAATTTACCGTATTCCTTACCATATTGCCCATACACAGCATTTACTAATTCTTCATAATCAAAAGTATTATTAAGACCAGCATCAGGCACCAGTGGACCTGTAGGGAAATCTAATTGTTCCTCTAAATAAAAAGAATTACTTATATCACGGTAGTTACCTCGATAACCTGCCTCAAACTGAGTGTCTTCACCTATAGGTAAGACATAGTCAAATTGTGCTGTAGCATTTTGCTCATCTTCCTCACTTAGTGTTCTCTCCACATCATTAATAGTATTTGTGGTTGTTTCAGTCTCTAAGATATTTGCATTTTGATCCTCTATTGATGTAGAGTATTGAATGCTAGCTGTAATTTTCTGGCCGTTATCATCAAGATCATTTTTGTAATCTAATGAATACTGGATGCGTGTGTCATCCTCTGATTCTGCCTCAGTACGTAGGGTTGCTTCATTTAAGTTACCATTAGCATCTAAACGATCAATAATATTAGTGTTTAAATCATCATCATTACCTAATCGATAAACAATATTTGCAACAATACTGGACTGATCATTTATAAAATATTCTGCACCTAGGCTGGTAAAGAAATTTCTACCTACTCGATCAAAAACTCGTTCTTCATTTACAAAACTATTTTGGGCATTTGTAGATAGGTATTCTGTGCTTGTACTACTGTTACCAGGTGTTTCTCTATATCTGAAACCAGTATTAGTAAATAAGTTCCATTTCTCACTACGCAAGTTACCGTTAAAAGATAATCCTAATTGAGGATTATATCCTGTATCTAATTGCATCGTACCATTAAAACCTAATAATTTATTTTTCCTTAGAATAATATTTAATATACCAGCAGTACCTTCAGAATCATAACGTGCGCTAGGTGAAGTAATTACTTCAATCTTCTCAATGGCGTCAGATGGAATTTGCCTTAAAGCTTCGGCACCATTAAAACCTACCAGAGCACTAGGTCTTCCGTCGATTAAAATAGTTACATTGTCATTTCCTCTAAGAGCTACATTTCCTTCTACATCTACAGAGACTGATGGAACATTATCTAATACATCACTAGCACTACCACCACGTACCGTAAGGTCTTTACCTATATTATAAATCTTTTTATCTAGTCGTATGTCTACTGTAGTTTTCTCTGCAATTACAATCGCCGCATCCAGTTCTGCAACATCGATCTCAAGAGCTATTGTTCCATAATCTTTATCAGTTGAAAGAAATTCATCTGTTTTTATTAAAGTTTTAAAAGTGATGTATTCCCATTTCACATCATAAGTACCAGGTGTTACTTGAATACTATATTTTCCATCGATGTCTGTGATACCACCTTGTGGAGTTGCACCAGGCTCCTTGCTTAAAAGAGATACTGTAGCGAATTCTAGCGGAGTTTTAGTAGACTTATCCACTAAAGTACCAGAAATGGTTATTTTACTATTGAGATTGGGATTTTGAGCTGTCGCAACAAAAGGAGCGATTAAAAAGGCAAAAAAGAAATAATATAATTTCATTGTAGTTTGTTTAGTTTCTACTAGGACTACAAATCTATCGGACGGTTTAAGTGGCTTTTACTAAAGTTAAGTTAACTTAAAGGATCATAAAACCCACTATATAAAAGTGACGCTGTTAAGCTAAGTGTTGTGTAATAAGCCTTATAGCTCATCAGATGGTTTTTCTTGACCACTTTCCATTAAGAAGGCTTTAAGAAACGCATCGATATCACCGTTCATAACGGCATCCACATTTCCTGTTTCGTGACCTGTTCTTACGTCTTTAACTAACTTATAAGGGTGCATTACATAGTTACGTATTTGCGAGCCCCATTCTATTTTCATTTTACCAGATTCTATCTCATCTCTTGCAGCATTTCTTTTTTGAAGTTCAATTTCAAAAAGTTGAGATTTCAACATTTGCATTGCTTTTTCGCGATTTTCTAATTGAGATCTGGTTTCAGAATTATGAATAACAATACCAGATGGATGGTGCGTTAATATCGCTTTAGTTTCAACCTTGTTGACGTTTTGTCCACCAGCACCACTTGATCTTGCAAAATCCCACTTAATATCTGCTGGATTAATATCTATTTCTATGGTATCATCTGCAAGAGGATATACATAAACCGAGGCAAAAGAAGTGTGGCGTTTTGCATTAGAATCAAAGGGCGATATGCGCACTAATCGATGCACACCATTCTCTCCTTTTAACCACCCAAAACTATAATCACCTTCGATTTCTAATGTGACTGTTTTAATACCTGCTACATCACCAGCTTGAAAGTTGAGCTCTTTTACTTTGTAACCATTTTTTTGCGCCCACATCATGTACATTCTCATTAACATTTCTGCCCAGTCACAAGACTCTGTTCCACCAGCGCCAGCTGTTATTTGTAAGACAGCACTCATATCATCACCTTCATTAGAAAGCATGTTTTTAAATTCGAGTTTTTCAGTTATTTCAATAGCCGCATTATATTTTGCCAGCACTTCTTCTTCAGTAGCATCACCTTCTTTATAGAATTCATAAAGTACTTCAGTGTCTTCGGCTAGAGTTGTAGCCGTGGCATAATCTGTGGTCCATTGCTTTTTATTACGCAATTCTTTCATAATCAGTTCAGCAGCCTTTGCATCATTCCAGAAATCTGGAGAAAACGTCTTCTCTTCAAGATTAGTAATCTCGATTTCTTTTGCTTCTATTTGTAGGTAATCTTTTAAGGCTATAACGCGTTCTTGTAACGCTTTGAGCTGATCTATTGTGATCATAAATGGGACAGTATTTAGTTACAAAAATAGGTTTATTATCTGTTTTCTCAGCCATGATAAGACTTCTATAAAATATACAGACTTACTAGGAGGATATGTGTAGCAGTGATTATTTTTATCTCGCTTTCGCGAAAGCGTAATAAATACATCCATGATAATAGATTTAAGAAGTGATACAGTAACAAAACCTACACCAGACATGAAGCAAGCCATTATGAAAGCTGAGGTAGGAGATGATGTCTATAAAGAAGATCCAACGGTAAATGAGTTAGAACAACGAGTGGCCAAAATGTTTGGCATGGATACAGCGCTATATTTCCCCACTGGTAGTATGGCAAATCAAGCCGCAATTAAGTTACATACCCAGCCAGGTGAACAATTGATCTGTGATAAATATGCACACGTCTATAATTATGAAGGTGGTGGAGTTTCTTTTAATAGTGGAGTTTCATGCAAGTTAGTAGACGGCCATCGAGGTATGATTACCGCACAACAGGTAGTAGATCATATTAATCCTCCAGATTTCTATCACAGTCCGCTTACTACATTAGTATGTCTAGAGAATACAACTAATAAAGGTGGTGGTGCATGCTATACCATTGATACTTTTAAAGAGATTAAAGTTGTAACTGATAAGCATCAACTAGGTTTACATCTGGATGGTGCGCGCTTATGGAACGCATTGGTCGCGACGGGTCAAGATCCTAAAGAATACGGGCAAATCTTTGATACGATATCTGTATGCTTATCTAAAGGTTTAGGCGCGCCTATGGGAACTGTACTTATAGGTAATTCTAGTATTATGAAGAATGCTATACGTGTTCGTAAAATTCTGGGTGGTGGAATGAGGCAAGTAGGATATATGGCTGCCGCAGGATTATATGCATTAGATCATCATTTTCCATTGCTAAAAGAAGATCATAAAAGAGCGCTAGAACTAGCCAAAACTTTAAGTGAACTATCAGTTGTTACTAAGGTAGAGCCAGTTGAGACTAATATTGTAATATTTAATGTAAGTGATGAAAATTCTTTTACAAACTACCTAGATAATCATAACATTATTTATAGTGATATGGGTCAAGGAAAACTGAGATTTGTCACTCATTATGACTATACAAATGAAATGCATGAACAAATGTTGGGCGTTTTAAGAAAATTTTAATATATTTATAGTTGTAGAGTACTGTTTTTATGTAGTTAATCGATGTTTTTTGTCCTTTTAACAAAGTGTTATCATTTAATTAAAAAAAAAATCTGGTAAAACTTCTTATTGACTGACCTTTGCAACTCAAATTAATTAATAAAACAAATTAACACCTCAAAAATGAAAAGACTAATACTTTCTTTAGTAGCTGTAGCTACGGCGACTGTAGGTTTTGCACAAGACTTACCTTCTAATCCAGAGCCAGGAAAATGTTATGTACGTTGTACTACACCAGACGTATATGAAAATGAAACTGTATCTATTCAATCTACACCAGCTTATAAAAAGTTAAGTGTAGTACCTGCAACTTATGAAACTGTAACTGAAAGAGTTCTTGTAAAAGAAGCTTCTAAACAATTACGTGTTATCCCAGCAACTTATAAGACTGAAACTCGTACATACGTGAAGAAACAAGCAGGTTCTACTATAACAATTTCTCCAGCTTCTTTCGGCAAGTCTACTGAGACTATCGAGATCAAGCCAGCTTATGCACAATGGGAAATGAGTTCAGTACCACCAGCAGAGTGTACTTCTTCTAACCCAGATGACTGTCGTTACTGGTGTTATAAAGGTTACCCAGCAGAGTATACTACTGTATCTGTAACTACTCTTGCAAATGACGCTAGCTTTAACAGAGTTCCTGTTGCTGAGCAGTCTGGTACTTATACTGTACGTGTAGTAGATCAACCAGCACGTGTTGAAGAGATTGATATTCCTGCAGAATATGCAAACATCACTCGTACTA from Nonlabens arenilitoris harbors:
- a CDS encoding outer membrane beta-barrel family protein, encoding MKLYYFFFAFLIAPFVATAQNPNLNSKITISGTLVDKSTKTPLEFATVSLLSKEPGATPQGGITDIDGKYSIQVTPGTYDVKWEYITFKTLIKTDEFLSTDKDYGTIALEIDVAELDAAIVIAEKTTVDIRLDKKIYNIGKDLTVRGGSASDVLDNVPSVSVDVEGNVALRGNDNVTILIDGRPSALVGFNGAEALRQIPSDAIEKIEVITSPSARYDSEGTAGILNIILRKNKLLGFNGTMQLDTGYNPQLGLSFNGNLRSEKWNLFTNTGFRYRETPGNSSTSTEYLSTNAQNSFVNEERVFDRVGRNFFTSLGAEYFINDQSSIVANIVYRLGNDDDLNTNIIDRLDANGNLNEATLRTEAESEDDTRIQYSLDYKNDLDDNGQKITASIQYSTSIEDQNANILETETTTNTINDVERTLSEEDEQNATAQFDYVLPIGEDTQFEAGYRGNYRDISNSFYLEEQLDFPTGPLVPDAGLNNTFDYEELVNAVYGQYGKEYGKFSFLAGLRFEQTNVTIRQETVDTEDKKNYSSLFPTLNLGYEIQDGENITLGYNRRVRRPRGRFLNPFPSRSSESNVFQGNVDLDPTFTNSLDLGYLRRWKKVTLSTSIYYNRSDDNWEFIQEDTGAITDNGDPIIRRTPVNLSTQERIGYELTLTYRPFKWWTINSDFNLYRVTTDGDFNGQNFDFENTTYFARLNQKFSIPSGIDLQTRLNYRGASENAQSSNDGIFTMNLAASKDIMGDDATISLNVSDLFNSRKRQSTTITNDFITDSEFQWRERQVNLSFVYRFNQKKKNTRGDGGGGDDDFEFEG
- a CDS encoding threonine aldolase family protein, producing the protein MIIDLRSDTVTKPTPDMKQAIMKAEVGDDVYKEDPTVNELEQRVAKMFGMDTALYFPTGSMANQAAIKLHTQPGEQLICDKYAHVYNYEGGGVSFNSGVSCKLVDGHRGMITAQQVVDHINPPDFYHSPLTTLVCLENTTNKGGGACYTIDTFKEIKVVTDKHQLGLHLDGARLWNALVATGQDPKEYGQIFDTISVCLSKGLGAPMGTVLIGNSSIMKNAIRVRKILGGGMRQVGYMAAAGLYALDHHFPLLKEDHKRALELAKTLSELSVVTKVEPVETNIVIFNVSDENSFTNYLDNHNIIYSDMGQGKLRFVTHYDYTNEMHEQMLGVLRKF
- a CDS encoding glycoside hydrolase family 3 N-terminal domain-containing protein → MNRTLLQILILILAFAKAFISQAQFSTHDPLITNDSIAQKIWVDSVYNSLNQREKVGQLFMVDLFSNKGKAHVAAVRKLVEEQKIGGIIFSKGGPLQQAHLTNELQAKSKTPMLIAMDAEWGLSMRLDSTYAFPWNMTLGATPGTQSSYDVGRRIGQHCKRLGVHINFAPDVDINTNPDNPIIGNRSFGEDMYNVTDKSQAFMKGMQSTGTLACAKHFPGHGDTDQDSHKTLPTVEFSAERIDSVELYPYRKLFQEGMASVMVAHLNIPSLEPRPGYPTSISEKVVTDLLKKRMGFKGLIFTDALNMKGASNFSEPGQIDLQAFKAGNDVLLISENVPKAIDKIIAAWDTGDITDERIEHSVKKILKAKYTSGLHNYQPINTFNLINDLNTESDDVVYERAISDAVTILRNKDSILPLKNLELKKIAYVELGDDSGTVFLKELNKYTKVTQVKANQLDDLLKKLQPYNTVIIGLHRSNDSPWKGYQIKSTQLTWLYEIARTHDVVFDAFVRPYMLAQLNTVENFEGIVMSYQNSEWSQKISAQIIFGARPAVGRLPVSAGSQFNVNDGVDTPYIRRLAYGSTPSSVGLDSYRLSKIDSVANHTVNNLGAPGMQILVARRGKVVYQKNFGYHTYSKEQPVNDEDVYDIASLTKIMGTLPLVMELEEQGVVDLEDSIGTLIPELADSNKKDITIKSMLSHYARLQAWIPFYRYTLDSITSRPMSQYYRNSKSSIYNVEVAQNLFANGIIQDTIFNRIANSELRSRQEYKYSDLPYYLLKKFIEDRSKKTLHELTTNHFYKRMGMNYMGYLPLERFTKDKIVPTENDITYRGQLIHGFVHDQGAAMQGGIGGHAGLFSNANDVAKMMQMYLQNGSYGDVTYFKPKTIAKFNTCYYCDQEVRRGVGFDKPQLDEVGPTCGCVSMTSFGHSGFTGAYTWADPDSEIVYVFLSNRIFPSAENRFLLSENIRTNIQQIIYDAIID
- the prfB gene encoding peptide chain release factor 2, with the protein product MITIDQLKALQERVIALKDYLQIEAKEIEITNLEEKTFSPDFWNDAKAAELIMKELRNKKQWTTDYATATTLAEDTEVLYEFYKEGDATEEEVLAKYNAAIEITEKLEFKNMLSNEGDDMSAVLQITAGAGGTESCDWAEMLMRMYMMWAQKNGYKVKELNFQAGDVAGIKTVTLEIEGDYSFGWLKGENGVHRLVRISPFDSNAKRHTSFASVYVYPLADDTIEIDINPADIKWDFARSSGAGGQNVNKVETKAILTHHPSGIVIHNSETRSQLENREKAMQMLKSQLFEIELQKRNAARDEIESGKMKIEWGSQIRNYVMHPYKLVKDVRTGHETGNVDAVMNGDIDAFLKAFLMESGQEKPSDEL
- the bshA gene encoding N-acetyl-alpha-D-glucosaminyl L-malate synthase BshA translates to MKIAIVCYPTYGGSGVVATMLGTALAQRGHEIHFVTYKQPVRLELLAKNIFFHEVNVEEYPLFHYQPYDLALSSKLVNVVQEHDIELLHVHYAIPHAYAGYMAQQMLKDLGIKLPMVTTLHGTDITLVGNHPVYKPSVTFSINNSDVVTSVSDSLKRDTLELFDITKHIDVVPNFIDMSNYKTEFTDCDRTVMAFPEERIITHVSNMRPVKRIMDVVKIFEKIQEKIPAILIMVGDGPERFEAEEYAKSKKLQLQIKWVGNSTEIDRILCFTDLFLLPSEKESFGLAALEAMANKTPVISSNTGGLPEVNEDGVTGFTSNVGDVDQMAQRAIHILEDDARLLEFKNNAFAKAKEFDIQLIIPQYEKLYQDVLATASSHK
- a CDS encoding OmpA family protein, with product MKRLILSLVAVATATVGFAQDLPSNPEPGKCYVRCTTPDVYENETVSIQSTPAYKKLSVVPATYETVTERVLVKEASKQLRVIPATYKTETRTYVKKQAGSTITISPASFGKSTETIEIKPAYAQWEMSSVPPAECTSSNPDDCRYWCYKGYPAEYTTVSVTTLANDASFNRVPVAEQSGTYTVRVVDQPARVEEIDIPAEYANITRTILKSDAATTESVVPATQQTITREKLVSKGGLTVWSEVDCALVEENNLQINWATGSSTLTAADKAEIDAKLLSVLNNTPGSKVEVASHTDSRGSKTSNQALSERRAQSVANYLISKGINNSRIVANGYGENRLKNRCADGVSCTEREHKANRRTTFRLINN
- a CDS encoding protease complex subunit PrcB family protein, with protein sequence MKNYTKTFSLLLLVISSIALTSCKGKKMDTPEKTFGLTSYYDVLLEGNNSNHESQETIVVNSEEGLQELMAQINSTRKPGLKIPSVNFKKETLIFAYGGQKSTGGFSVDVTEVRNEKNLLHFNFELIKGEGDIATMSITTPFKVIKVKHDDKKITASI